CTGGCACACCTGTAATGGTCGATTCTCAgtatcactttcttttttctctcctttctcacaTCCCACCCTAGAGTCAGATGGAGTTCAGTATCTCCGCCCTATCCATCCAGGAGCCGAGCAACGGCACCACCGCCAGCGAGCCCAGACCCCTGTCCAAAGCTTCCCAGGGCTCCCAGGCCCTCAAGTCCTCCCAAGGCAGCAGGTCCTCCAGCCTGGACGCCCTGGGCCCcaccaggaaggaggaggaagcatCCTTCTGGAAGATCAATGCCGAGAGGTCCCGAGGGGAGGGGCCTGAGGCCGAGTTCCAGTCGCTGACCCCTAGCCAGATCAAGTCCATGGAGAAGGGGGAGAAGGTCTTGCCTCCCTGCTACCGGCAGGAACCTGCCCCGAAGGAcagggaggccaagatggaaagGCCCAGCACCCTCCGTCAGGAGCAGCGTCCCCTTCCCAACGTGAGCACCGAACGCGAGAGAGCCCAGCCCGTCCAGGCCTTCGGCAGCACGCTGCAGGAGGCCGCCCCCTCCCAGCTCGAGGGGAAGCTGCCGTCTCCTGACATCAGGCAGGACGACGGGGAAGACACCCTGTTCTTGGAACCCAAGTTTGCACAGGTGGGTGGCCTGCACTAACGTGTTCTCAGGCAGGGTTATACCTTCTTCCATGGGGACTGAGAGGGTCCCCCACAAAGCAGGCAGGCCACAGGTGCCCATGCTCTTTTTCCTCTCCCCCCTCCATCCTCCTTCCCCTGCCTCTTCCTCAGAGGAGGCCTAGGCTCAGCGTGCTGAACCACCAGCACATATGCAACAAGACAAGTTTTGCGAGTTGATCTGGGCGCCCTGATTTGTGTGCCAGTTAGTGGATTCTGTGGCCCACTGCGCTTTCCCGGGTGTGGGGGCTGCTATCAGAAGAGGCCCCCGGAAGGTGCTACGCCCAGGGCTGTCACAGCTCAAGGCTGTGTTAGGCCTTCTTTTTGGGAGCTATCCATAGAGGCAATGGTCTGTTCTTTAGGATTTGGGCCAGGGGAGCTGCCTGCTGGCACGGTGGGCAGGCACACTTGGGAGGCTATACTGGGTCTTGCCCCTCTGTGGGCCTTGCTGGACTCCTGGCTGCCTTGCTGAGGAGTGAGCCCAGGATGCAGTTTCCTCCATGTTA
This region of Macaca fascicularis isolate 582-1 chromosome 1, T2T-MFA8v1.1 genomic DNA includes:
- the C1H1orf198 gene encoding uncharacterized protein C1orf198 homolog gives rise to the protein MASMAAAIAASRSAVMSGNRPLDDRERKRFTYFSSLSPMARKIMQDKEKIREKYGPEWARLPPAQQDEIIDRCLVGPRAPAPRDPGDSEELTRFPGLRGPTGQKVVRFGDEDLTWQDEHSAPFSWETRSQMEFSISALSIQEPSNGTTASEPRPLSKASQGSQALKSSQGSRSSSLDALGPTRKEEEASFWKINAERSRGEGPEAEFQSLTPSQIKSMEKGEKVLPPCYRQEPAPKDREAKMERPSTLRQEQRPLPNVSTERERAQPVQAFGSTLQEAAPSQLEGKLPSPDIRQDDGEDTLFLEPKFAQVSPSNVVLKTGFDFLDNW